The Cytophagales bacterium DNA segment AGGAACAATCATGACCCGAAATGTGAGTCAGGGCGAACATGTGATGGATGGAAGTGTCCTTTTTGAGATTGCCAACCTGAACAGGTTGTGGGTGTTGTTTGATGCCTATGAAAGTGATCTGCCCTGGATCAGCACGGGAGACTCTATATCGTTTAAAGTGCAGTCCATTCCTGGACAAACCTTTGAAAGTGTGGTGACCTTCATTGATCCGGTGGTCAACAAGCAAACGAGAACCGCTTCGGTACGCACAGAGATCGGGAATACTGACAATTTGCTTAAGCCTGAAATGTTTGTGGAAGGAGCAGTGGAGGCAGGCCTGACTATGGGAGAGGCGGCCGTATTGGTACCAAAATCGGCTATTCTCTGGACTGGAAAAAGGGCTGTCGCGTATGTGAAGCGTCCGAACTACAGTCAACCTACTTTTCAATTCAGAGAGGTGGAACTAGGCCCTGATGCCGGAGACTACTATGTGGTGAATGCCGGACTGGAGGAAGATGAAGAAGTGGCTGCTAATGGTGTTTTCAAGATTGATGCAGCGGCTCAACTTCAGGGAAAGACCTCCATGATGAATCGCCAGACGGCCAGTCCCATGGGCGGCAAATCATCTACTGGTCATGATCATGGCGGAATGGAAGATCACTCTGGTCATGAAATGAGTCATCCTGAAGTGAACATTTCCGGAAACCTCTATGAAGTGAGTGCGGCATTTCGCGATCAGTTGAAGGCTGTTTTCGAGACCTATCTGCCGCTAAAAGATGCCCTAGTAGAAACAGATGCCTCCACGGCCAAAGAAAAGGCGGAGCCGCTTCTGGCCTCTATCAATGCCGTGGATATGTCGCTGGTGAAAGGTGATGCGCACGTCGAGTGGATGAAAGATCTGAGCGTGCTTAAGACTACTGCGGAAATGATCGTGTCGGAATCTGACGTTGAGAAAATCCGAACCACACTTTCGCCACTCAGTGACCAGCTGTACCAAACCCTGATCAAGTTTCAGGTAGAAACCGGAGGATTTCGCCAGTACTGCCCAATGGCCTTTGATTTCAAAGGCGCTTTCTGGCTTAGTGATTCGGACGAAGTACTCAACCCTTATTTCGGAGATGAAATGCTCACCTGTGGCAACGTCGAAGAAGAATTAAAATGACCCTCAACCCTAAGAAATTATAAACATGAAAAATCTAACATTCCTTTTGATCCTGGTGATCCTTGGAGCTTGCTCAGCTCCTGAAAATAAATCTGAAGACCATAGCGGACATGAAAGTCATGCTGCTGCAAGTTCAGAAAAACCCAAGTCCAAGAGTCCGGCAAAGATGGCCATGAACAATGTGGGTAAAAACCACGTGCATATCGAATATCACTCACCAAGCAAGCGTGGACGTCAAATCTTCGGTGGTCTGGTAGCCTATGGTGAAGTTTGGGTGACGGGTGCGCACAATGCAACCTCTATTCGCTTCTCTAAGGATGTCGAAATTGGAGGCACACAAATACCGATAGGAAAGTATGCGCTCTTTACCATTCCTGGTGAAGAAGAGTGGACCGTGATCATCAACAAAAACTGGGAGCAGCACTTAGCCGATGATTACG contains these protein-coding regions:
- a CDS encoding efflux RND transporter periplasmic adaptor subunit, which gives rise to MKKINIKQVLIGVALLVIGVFLGGVFFGGSGNSMAHEGHEHETMAEVWTCSMHPQVREDGPGSCPFCGMDLIPLSSNEQEAVNLDEVQMTEAAMMMASIQTVKVTKSTPKKQVYLPGKIEADERSIAKVTAHFDGRVEKLYADFTGQYIRQGQRLATMYSPDLVTAQKELFEALKFKESNPSFYQAAIQKLKLWELTESQIEAIIEKGEPQFYFDVYAPRSGTIMTRNVSQGEHVMDGSVLFEIANLNRLWVLFDAYESDLPWISTGDSISFKVQSIPGQTFESVVTFIDPVVNKQTRTASVRTEIGNTDNLLKPEMFVEGAVEAGLTMGEAAVLVPKSAILWTGKRAVAYVKRPNYSQPTFQFREVELGPDAGDYYVVNAGLEEDEEVAANGVFKIDAAAQLQGKTSMMNRQTASPMGGKSSTGHDHGGMEDHSGHEMSHPEVNISGNLYEVSAAFRDQLKAVFETYLPLKDALVETDASTAKEKAEPLLASINAVDMSLVKGDAHVEWMKDLSVLKTTAEMIVSESDVEKIRTTLSPLSDQLYQTLIKFQVETGGFRQYCPMAFDFKGAFWLSDSDEVLNPYFGDEMLTCGNVEEELK
- a CDS encoding DUF2911 domain-containing protein, which produces MKNLTFLLILVILGACSAPENKSEDHSGHESHAAASSEKPKSKSPAKMAMNNVGKNHVHIEYHSPSKRGRQIFGGLVAYGEVWVTGAHNATSIRFSKDVEIGGTQIPIGKYALFTIPGEEEWTVIINKNWEQHLADDYDQAEDVVRFQVTPKKLDQPMESLTYLVEPVDEATGTITISWDDVAISFEVKNS